The Mastacembelus armatus chromosome 24, fMasArm1.2, whole genome shotgun sequence sequence ATCAGTCAGCAGTGATGAGGGTTATGATGGTTATGGATTAGAGAGAAGATTCAATTAAGCATTGTGATTGGTGGAAAACATAAATTTTAGGGACACTCACAGTTTCCTTGCTGCTGAATCAGGCAAAAGCCATTACACCTTACTGAATCTTTTATTAAATCAATACAACTCACTGAGGTGGAGCAGCATATAAAGAGAAGCAGACAAGATTGAGAAGGATTAGAAACTTTAAAAATCACAGTTAAGGTGTGGAATGTGAAAAAGAAGCAACGGTTCAATCTGTGAAAGATGTTTTTACCATTGACTCCTGTCTCGTAGCTGCTTGTAGATCATGTCTCTTTTTCTGGAGCAGTTTCTAATCGTTCTCCATCATTTAAACAGGTATCGGGAACACTTTACGTTAAGTTCCAATATTTGTATCATGCAAGCATGTAGTTGCCACAATACATAATAATCCTTGCTGTGAATTTCAAGCTGTTTTGCTGATCAATAGCTGCTGGTAGTAATACATAAAGTACAGAAATATGCCCATAAAGGCAGTGAACAGTAAAATGGCAAATTAGCAAACATGCATGTAAATATTGCAAAAATCACAAACATTCAAATGAGCTTCCTAATTGTGTTTAATAGATTTTGTGTGTTAGGAAGGcctccatgtgtttgtgttactaaCAATGAATGTAAACATAAGAAAAGACAAGTAAACTTTACAGGGTATCTTTGATGAAATTAATACTATTCCTAATCAAACCATAATTACTAAAAAAAACTGCTCCATGTTTGGTAACATGTCATTCAGATTCAGATTACATAACATATATTATACGCCATCAGTTTGTTAGACTGCCAACAAGTCTGTGCACGTCAGCAGGCTTTCTTGTCTGAGGTCGTAACTGGGAGGTAGAAACACCCCGCTCTTTGTGGTGTCAGAGCTTTACTGCTGGGAGGCTACATAATGAGTCCCATTGTGTATTTTCCTCTTTACATCGCAAAGCTGGCTGTAGAGCCTGATGATGCTTTTTTTATGTGCTTGTTCATTTGTGAACAGGAAGTGTGAGGAAAAATATGAACAATATGGTAATATGGTCACTTAACCTTTGAACAGCTCAGAGGAGCCTTCAGCTGGTGCAGAACATCGTGTCCtctctttcatcttttcttGCACGTTCACACGTGGATAACGCAcgatggaaaaataaaacatttgcaggTAGTTTGCTCATTGGTTAATGTGCTTCTTGCCTGTTTCCCTTTCTTCATAATGTGAAATGCtcatttttatgtctttctgCAGCGTGGGACCCAAGCTGTTTGTACCCATGTCACGTTGCACTTCAGCAGCTACATGTTTATCACCACAATCCAGGTTAATTCTAGTGGACTCATGGGTGTGTGGCATTCAGTCCATTAGGTGTAGCAGGACGCTGGTCAAACTCAATACCCTCTTCTGCCTGTCCAATCCCCTAAATCCTTTGGTGTACCTTATGCTATTGGGCATGGCAGTTGAGAGTGAAAATCCTCTAATACTAGTGCTAGCTGATGCTGTACTGCTGTAGCACCTAATGTCCCTGCGTGAGGCAGATGTGggtgtattattattatctaatAATGAATTTTACTAGAGTTAGGAATGGAGGCCAAGGTCAGTGGATCAAATGGGATTTGTGGTTGGTGAAATGTCAGTCTGATCCAGGCGTCGAGCCCAGTCATTTGGCGGAATGAAACAAGTGTATAAACACCACAGGAATACAAGCATGCttgctctttttctcatttaacACAAGCCCACTACAGGTATCCAAGCTTGAGGTAGACTGATCATCAGCATAATATGAgcctttcttttaaaaaaaaaaaaaaaaaaaaaaaaaaaaaaagttcctcaCTTGCCTTAAAATCTTTTATTAGCTGAAATGAATTAACGAGTCACAGGGGACGTATGCCGTGATTAGCTCTGCTCAAACTTGCCAGCTGGCTGGgacctttctttgtggagttttcACCTTCTTCTCATGTCTGCATGGACTTCCTCCCAAAACCCAAAGGCATGGAGGTTAGTTTAACTGGCAAGTCTAATCTGCCTGTAGATGTGAATAGTTATGTCAGACGTGATAGCGTGGCgactgttcagggtgtaccctggGATCAGCCTTGGACATTTAATTATTGTATCAagtttccttgtttttttttcttttaccatccatccatccattcatccattttctatacccacttctTCCTcgaccagggtcacagggatctgctggagcctatcccagctctctttgggtgaaaggcaaaggtacaccctggacaggtcaccagtccatcacagtttTCCTTTTACCCTGCTCATGAATTTTTGCTCTTACCTCATACTCCAcgtactcctcctcctccacctcataGGAAACTGTTTGGATCTTGATGTGTTCGCCATCCTCCAGCAGTTTGGCCTGAGGATCCTCTGTGCCAGGTGTGTCCACCCCTGCTGTGTTGGACGCCTCCTTCGCTTTCTTCTCTGTGAAGGTGGTCTCACAGCACTCACTTTTGTACTCCTTCGCCTTGATGCTGCCGCTGTCCTCCTTATACAGGATGAAGTTGGGTCTGTAGAAGGCCTCTACTGCCAGATGTAGTGAGGTGGCATCCAAAAGCTGCTGAGACTTCATCTTCCCATTGGTACTGTAACCTCCGCTCCCTGTGTTGCTGTTATTCACctttccccctcctcctcctcctcctcctccgccctCACCTTCACCACCTCCCCCAGCAAAGTAATTAATAATGTTTTCCTGGTACTGGTTATTAGGGATGTCACCCCCATAACCATTGACCATGTGCTTAGTGTTTTTGTCCAGCAATGGGTTCTGGAGTTCACTCAGATTCTCCATAGCAGCAGGGGTCAACAGGTGAGCGGGAGGAGGTCCTCAGTGATCTTAACTCTAGAGAAGAGTTGGGGGCGTGACCGGTGAATTAGGCTCGGTGACGATGTGCGACGGCGTCAATAAAGGTGTCAGTGGCATTCAGCGTTCAGCACTCTGAGGTCTACAGAGGAAGcaaacagcaacacagaaagTTTTTAGAGAATTTTACTTGACATGGAGCAGCAGGTACCAGTTTACCAAACActtcaaaacacatcagctcaAGGTTTAGCTGTCATTCCTTCAGCAGCAACAACTTCTACAGCATCCAGCCTGTCAAAAGTTGCACCTTGCAAATGATTCAGTTAGGCTGAATTTGTATTCTCAGCCTAGT is a genomic window containing:
- the syndig1l gene encoding synapse differentiation-inducing gene protein 1-like, which produces MENLSELQNPLLDKNTKHMVNGYGGDIPNNQYQENIINYFAGGGGEGEGGGGGGGGGGKVNNSNTGSGGYSTNGKMKSQQLLDATSLHLAVEAFYRPNFILYKEDSGSIKAKEYKSECCETTFTEKKAKEASNTAGVDTPGTEDPQAKLLEDGEHIKIQTVSYEVEEEEYVEYETDCSSDSESEDNFIVVPPRDHLGLAIFSMLCCFWPLGIAAFYFSQGTTKAVNKGDFPLANIASRRALFLAALSITIGTGVYVGVVVALIAYLSKPGHI